Proteins co-encoded in one Manduca sexta isolate Smith_Timp_Sample1 unplaced genomic scaffold, JHU_Msex_v1.0 HiC_scaffold_3196, whole genome shotgun sequence genomic window:
- the LOC115441304 gene encoding microsomal glutathione S-transferase 1-like: MSSENSMLMQSYYLYSAILALKLLALAPLAQIVCNPEKVQRANISDLKNLTPFWLVAGLYMTTSPDEQTAITLLRLFVAARFVAAVGYVQSMPRMAVEMAFFVSFAVTSFMGGW; this comes from the coding sequence ATGTCATCAGAAAACTCAATGCTCATGCAGAGCTACTACCTATACTCTGCCATTTTGGCGCTGAAGTTACTAGCCTTAGCTCCACTGGCTCAGATCGTCTGCAACCCAGAGAAGGTCCAGAGAGCGAATATAAGTGACTTGAAGAACTTGACTCCATTCTGGCTCGTGGCAGGGCTGTATATGACGACGTCTCCTGACGAGCAGACAGCGATTACCCTGCTTCGCCTATTTGTTGCTGCGAGGTTTGTGGCCGCAGTGGGCTATGTGCAAAGCATGCCGCGGATGGCGGTGGAAATGGCGTTCTTCGTTTCGTTTGCAGTCACCAGCTTTATGGGCGGTTGG